In Pseudanabaena yagii GIHE-NHR1, the following proteins share a genomic window:
- a CDS encoding PD-(D/E)XK nuclease family protein — protein sequence MVLQERKSAMTAISPITSISQGHLNIWETCRRKYQYSFLEVLSLPEADLDRKEKLQLGAKFHLLMQQKELGLDVSALAGSDAQLQTWLSAFEKLPPMMIAGDRLCEHRRTLEISSAISMHDDSENRDRDQGYFVLTAIYDMLILGDQQAQILDWKTHQIAIPPHTLKANWQTRLYLYLLAQTTKYDPEQISMTYWFANSAQSVIIEYSRSEHERTATKLQQILLEMSQAQTYPKLDLHSPSCKNCEFRDRCDRGDFLTGNVLNNIEDIPEIAI from the coding sequence ATGGTACTACAAGAACGCAAATCTGCAATGACAGCTATTTCTCCAATTACTTCAATTTCTCAAGGTCATCTCAATATCTGGGAAACTTGTCGGCGTAAGTATCAATATAGTTTTTTAGAGGTGCTGAGTTTACCAGAAGCCGATCTAGATCGCAAAGAAAAGTTGCAATTAGGTGCAAAGTTTCACTTGCTGATGCAGCAAAAAGAACTTGGGCTTGATGTATCGGCTTTGGCAGGCAGTGATGCTCAGTTACAAACATGGCTAAGTGCGTTTGAAAAATTGCCTCCTATGATGATTGCTGGTGATCGCCTTTGTGAGCATCGGCGGACTCTAGAGATATCTAGTGCAATATCGATGCATGATGATAGTGAGAATCGCGATCGCGATCAAGGTTATTTTGTCTTAACTGCAATTTACGACATGTTGATTCTGGGCGATCAACAAGCTCAAATCCTCGACTGGAAGACCCATCAAATAGCAATCCCTCCCCATACATTAAAAGCTAATTGGCAAACTCGCCTCTATTTATACCTATTAGCCCAAACGACAAAATACGACCCCGAGCAAATATCGATGACCTATTGGTTTGCTAATAGTGCTCAATCGGTAATTATTGAATATTCTCGATCTGAGCATGAGCGAACGGCAACCAAACTTCAACAAATTTTGCTTGAGATGTCCCAAGCACAGACATATCCCAAACTAGATTTGCATAGCCCTTCTTGTAAAAACTGTGAGTTTCGCGATCGTTGCGATCGCGGAGATTTCTTAACTGGCAATGTCCTCAATAATATTGAAGACATACCTGAGATTGCCATTTAG